In the Telopea speciosissima isolate NSW1024214 ecotype Mountain lineage chromosome 2, Tspe_v1, whole genome shotgun sequence genome, one interval contains:
- the LOC122652824 gene encoding GATA transcription factor 8-like, whose product MIGSGFMDDLDIDLCGGFFDQIDDLLDFPIEDVEGGGGGECDGFQGAWLPPPPTDAFTGSITTTFPGKNRDNATAFPCKNGDNTTVELPTELSVPHEDIAQLEWLSNFVEDSFSAGSITMENESCGNINIINNNNNSNIKKVEKDLNKDSNHHHQFQTSSPVSVLESSSSCSGGSGSSSGGYRTMPLSPETFVPGRARSKRPRPATFNPRPLISIVSPTTSSLIDPYPESASELDNYADSHPVKKIHFKYLVATDAQQQQQKKKKKKKKLPPHPFHPSSATDHHFPHQQTAGVRKCLHCEITKTPQWRAGPLGPKTLCNACGVRYKSGRLFPEYRPAASPTFVASLHSNSHKKVVEMRTKQTVENSPLISTPELIPNDNSLLHYI is encoded by the exons atgaTTGGGTCAGGCTTCATGGACGATCTCGACATTGATCTATGCGGTGGTTTCTTCGACCAAATCGACGATTTGTTGGATTTTCCGATAGAGGACGTcgaaggtggtggtggaggggaATGTGATGGTTTTCAAGGTGCttggctacctccaccaccCACGGACGCTTTTACAGGTTCGATCACCACCACTTTTCCCGGCAAGAATAGGGATAACGCCACCGCTTTCCCCTGCAAAAATGGCGATAACACCACCGTAGAGCTTCCTACAGAGCTATCTGTTCCG CATGAAGACATTGCTCAACTGGAATGGTTATCAAACTTTGTGGAAGACTCGTTTTCTGCTGGGAGCATCACCATGGAAAATGAATCTTGTGGTAACATCAATAttatcaataataataataatagcaaCATCAAGAAGGTGGAGAAGGATTTGAACAAGGACTCCAACCATCACCACCAGTTCCAGACATCCAGCCCAGTCTCTGTCCTGGAGAGCAGCAGCTCCTGCTCAGGGGGAAGCGGGAGTAGTAGTGGAGGATACAGAACCATGCCTCTCAGTCCTGAGACATTTGTCCCTGGACGTGCTCGTAGCAAGCGCCCACGCCCTGCTACCTTCAACCCTCGTCCACTCATCTCCATCGTCTCTCCCACCACCTCTTCCCTCATCGACCCCTATCCAGAATCAGCATCAGAACTCGACAATTATGCCGACTCTCATCCTGTCAAGAAGATACATTTTAAATACCTTGTTGCTACAGATgcacagcagcagcagcagaagaagaagaaaaagaaaaagaagttgcCACCACATCCATTTCACCCATCATCAGCTACGGATCACCACTTCCCTCATCAACAAACAGCGGGTGTTAGGAAATGTCTGCATTGTGAGATAACGAAAACCCCACAGTGGAGAGCCGGGCCTTTGGGACCCAAAACACTTTGCAATGCATGTGGAGTAAGATACAAGTCCGGCCGGCTCTTCCCAGAGTATAGGCCCGCCGCCAGTCCAACGTTCGTGGCATCTTTGCATTCCAATTCGCACAAGAAGGTAGTGGAAATGAGGACTAAGCAGACTGTCGAGAACTCACCCCTCATCTCCACGCCCGAATTGATCCCCAATGACAACTCTCTGCTTCACTACATCTGA